A single window of Nitrospinota bacterium DNA harbors:
- the hrcA gene encoding heat-inducible transcription repressor HrcA produces MSLPLLDERSKVVLLTVIDKYIETAEPVGSRTVAKIHPEHLSPATLRNVMADLEEKGFLSQPHTSAGRIPTDNGYRFYVNHLLRPQNFLMKAEVLSDSYELEYPAGKQNLQGILEQACENLSTVSKQTGLVMLPSFSSACFKHIEFTKVGPQAALAVFFSEQGILQNKVLPIDSEMTQDQLTSISNYLNSEFSGKPIRWIRQELLKRLKVEKEHYNNLARKAHDLSSALFSEEHKNNELLVEGALNFLDQPEFTEDIGKIKALLATLEEKTKLINLLDLCLHHDGMTILIGEENLQEEMGNCSLIAQNYQLGNDNVGTLAVFGSKRMDYKRIISIVNHTAKKVSKLISDNQGV; encoded by the coding sequence ATGAGCTTGCCCTTATTAGATGAAAGAAGCAAAGTTGTTCTATTGACAGTTATCGATAAATACATCGAGACTGCCGAACCGGTTGGTTCTCGCACGGTTGCTAAAATTCATCCAGAACACCTCAGCCCGGCAACACTCAGAAATGTGATGGCAGACTTGGAAGAAAAGGGTTTTCTGAGTCAACCCCACACATCGGCAGGCCGTATACCTACCGACAATGGCTACAGGTTTTATGTGAACCATCTTTTGCGTCCACAAAACTTTCTCATGAAAGCCGAGGTGCTATCAGACAGTTATGAGCTTGAGTATCCAGCCGGGAAACAAAACCTCCAGGGCATACTTGAACAGGCATGTGAAAATCTGTCTACAGTTTCAAAGCAAACGGGGTTAGTCATGCTCCCAAGTTTTTCAAGCGCCTGTTTCAAACACATTGAGTTTACCAAAGTAGGACCCCAGGCTGCGTTGGCCGTCTTTTTTTCCGAACAAGGTATATTGCAAAATAAAGTTCTACCTATTGATTCTGAGATGACTCAGGATCAATTAACCTCTATCTCTAATTACCTCAATAGCGAGTTCAGCGGAAAACCCATACGGTGGATAAGACAAGAGCTGCTTAAACGTCTGAAGGTTGAAAAAGAACACTATAATAACCTGGCAAGAAAAGCACACGACCTTTCTTCAGCCCTGTTTTCAGAAGAACATAAGAATAACGAATTGCTGGTCGAAGGTGCTTTGAATTTTCTGGATCAACCGGAATTCACAGAAGATATTGGAAAAATCAAAGCTCTGCTTGCAACTCTTGAAGAAAAAACAAAGTTGATAAACCTGCTTGACCTCTGCCTGCACCATGATGGGATGACCATCTTGATCGGCGAAGAAAACCTGCAGGAAGAAATGGGAAATTGCAGTTTAATTGCGCAAAATTACCAGTTGGGGAACGACAATGTAGGCACATTGGCTGTATTTGGTTCCAAAAGAATGGACTACAAACGCATTATTTCAATTGTGAATCATACCGCAAAGAAGGTCTCAAAGTTAATTTCGGATAATCAGGGAGTTTGA
- the argB gene encoding acetylglutamate kinase, whose protein sequence is MKKLINKAENLLEALPYIKNFYGKTIVIKYGGNAMVSDDLKENFALDIIMMKYIGINPVVVHGGGPQIDKTLKALGIRSEFIQGQRVTNKETIDVVEMVLGGKVNKEIVSLINHQGGNAVGITGKDGDLILAKRHKKVKHSPETDRPEIIDLGLVGEITNVNPDILETLDQSGFIPVIAPIGRGENGETLNINADFVAAKIASALKAEKLLLMTDTEGVKNKDGKLLTGLSRKNVNDLIRSKVIRDGMLPKVNCCLDALKSGVHKTHIIDGRVRHALLLEIFTTEGVGTQIVEKAKDLTPE, encoded by the coding sequence ATGAAAAAACTCATCAACAAAGCCGAAAACCTTTTAGAAGCACTACCATATATCAAGAATTTTTACGGCAAAACCATTGTCATCAAATACGGTGGCAATGCCATGGTCTCTGATGACCTCAAGGAAAACTTTGCTCTCGATATCATAATGATGAAATACATCGGTATCAACCCGGTCGTGGTTCATGGGGGAGGTCCGCAAATAGACAAAACTCTCAAGGCTTTGGGGATCAGGTCGGAATTCATACAGGGACAGCGCGTGACAAACAAAGAAACCATTGACGTAGTAGAAATGGTTCTTGGTGGAAAAGTTAACAAGGAAATCGTTTCACTGATTAATCATCAGGGTGGAAATGCGGTTGGTATTACTGGAAAAGACGGTGATCTGATACTGGCAAAACGGCATAAGAAGGTGAAACATTCTCCGGAAACAGATCGTCCAGAAATTATCGACCTGGGATTAGTAGGCGAAATCACTAATGTGAACCCTGATATACTGGAAACCCTTGATCAAAGTGGGTTCATTCCCGTTATAGCTCCAATTGGAAGGGGGGAAAACGGAGAAACTCTCAACATCAATGCGGATTTTGTCGCCGCAAAAATCGCTTCAGCTTTAAAAGCAGAAAAGTTGCTTTTAATGACCGATACCGAAGGTGTAAAAAACAAAGACGGAAAATTATTGACTGGCCTAAGCCGGAAAAACGTGAACGACCTGATACGCAGCAAAGTAATCCGTGATGGCATGCTTCCAAAAGTCAACTGCTGCCTGGATGCCCTAAAATCCGGAGTTCATAAAACCCACATCATTGATGGACGCGTTCGCCATGCCCTATTACTGGAAATTTTTACTACAGAAGGCGTTGGAACACAGATCGTAGAAAAAGCTAAAGACCTGACTCCAGAATAA
- a CDS encoding nucleotide exchange factor GrpE, with amino-acid sequence MIREFEKVTSKEKVSQEPEDTSETLDPEVLEPEEEATAKKEKELSPVEKLQEQLKKKDEELAEQKNEFLREKADLENFRKRLIKDKADSVQFANEKLLKELVQIDDNMDRALNAPNTSLQTLKEGVEMIQKQLASFLKNHKVEAIEAIGKTFDPNLHEVMTQVESEEHDENTIMQEYSKGYTLNGRILRSAKVVIAKKPSKESTPPEKESVEGEE; translated from the coding sequence ATAATCAGGGAGTTTGAAAAAGTGACATCAAAAGAAAAAGTTTCGCAGGAACCGGAGGACACTTCAGAAACTTTGGATCCAGAGGTCCTGGAGCCGGAGGAAGAAGCCACTGCTAAAAAAGAAAAAGAATTAAGCCCGGTAGAGAAACTTCAGGAACAGCTCAAGAAAAAAGATGAGGAGCTTGCTGAACAAAAAAATGAATTCCTGAGGGAAAAAGCAGACCTGGAAAACTTCCGCAAACGGTTGATCAAAGACAAGGCCGATTCCGTTCAATTTGCCAATGAAAAGCTCCTGAAAGAGCTGGTTCAAATTGATGACAATATGGATAGAGCATTAAACGCCCCGAACACTTCCTTACAGACATTAAAGGAAGGCGTAGAAATGATCCAGAAGCAACTCGCCTCGTTTCTCAAAAACCATAAAGTGGAAGCCATTGAAGCGATAGGAAAGACTTTTGATCCTAATCTGCATGAAGTCATGACTCAGGTAGAGTCTGAAGAACACGATGAAAATACAATAATGCAGGAATATTCCAAGGGATATACATTAAATGGACGAATTCTTCGTTCCGCAAAAGTTGTGATCGCAAAAAAACCCTCAAAAGAATCCACACCTCCCGAAAAAGAAAGTGTTGAAGGTGAAGAATAA
- the hslU gene encoding ATP-dependent protease ATPase subunit HslU — protein MASLTPKQIVEELDKFIVGQTNAKRAVSIALRNRWRRLQLSSSLRDEVGPKNILMIGPTGVGKTEIARRLAKLSKSPFIKVEASKYTEVGYVGRDVESMVRDLVELSKNMVKEEMETTIRAEAREQAKERLLDLLLPPPAGLQGKPGFNLDSNGKLHYEQTREKFAQMLKEGKLDDREVEIQIRDQMPSIIDMNAGAGMEEMSNNIKDMLGSILPQKTSNKKLKVPDAFKALCREEAEKLLDQEKVTKETIKRVEQNGIIFIDEIDKIIGRQSGGTSSPDVSREGVQRDLLPIVEGSSVNTKYGIVKTDHILFIAAGAFHSAKPSDLIPEFQGRFPIRVELDSLTKEDFVRILTEPDNALVKQYIALLKTEQVNLSFLNDAINQIAEMSALVNQRTENIGARRLQTIMEKFLEEISFDAPDLENKNIEIDADYIREKLKDIIQNEDLSRYIL, from the coding sequence ATGGCATCATTAACACCGAAACAGATTGTTGAGGAACTGGATAAGTTTATCGTTGGACAAACCAATGCAAAACGGGCCGTAAGTATTGCCCTGCGTAATCGCTGGCGGAGGCTACAGTTATCCAGCTCCCTTCGGGATGAGGTGGGCCCAAAAAATATTCTTATGATAGGACCAACGGGAGTGGGAAAGACGGAAATAGCCCGCCGACTGGCAAAACTTTCGAAGTCTCCTTTCATTAAGGTAGAGGCCTCCAAATATACGGAAGTTGGATATGTCGGTCGTGACGTGGAATCTATGGTCAGGGACCTGGTGGAGTTGTCTAAAAATATGGTTAAAGAAGAAATGGAAACCACCATTCGTGCTGAAGCCCGGGAACAAGCTAAAGAAAGGCTTCTTGACTTACTTCTTCCTCCGCCAGCAGGACTACAGGGAAAACCTGGCTTCAACCTTGATTCAAATGGCAAATTACATTATGAGCAAACCCGGGAAAAATTCGCTCAGATGTTAAAGGAAGGAAAACTCGATGATCGTGAAGTGGAAATCCAGATACGCGATCAAATGCCATCAATCATCGATATGAATGCTGGCGCGGGTATGGAAGAAATGAGCAATAATATAAAGGACATGCTGGGTTCGATATTGCCTCAGAAAACATCCAACAAAAAATTGAAAGTACCTGATGCCTTCAAGGCTCTGTGTCGGGAGGAAGCAGAGAAATTGCTGGACCAGGAAAAAGTCACGAAAGAAACCATTAAACGTGTGGAGCAAAACGGAATTATCTTTATTGATGAGATTGATAAAATTATCGGCCGCCAGTCTGGGGGAACCAGTAGCCCAGACGTCTCTCGCGAAGGTGTTCAGCGCGACCTGCTGCCTATCGTTGAAGGTTCATCAGTAAATACTAAATATGGGATCGTGAAAACCGACCATATCCTTTTCATAGCGGCTGGTGCATTTCATTCGGCCAAACCGTCTGATCTGATTCCTGAGTTTCAAGGCCGTTTTCCCATACGTGTCGAACTTGATTCCCTGACCAAGGAAGATTTTGTCCGCATTCTTACAGAGCCTGACAACGCTTTGGTCAAACAGTACATTGCTTTACTGAAAACCGAACAGGTCAACCTGAGTTTTCTGAATGATGCGATTAATCAGATTGCTGAAATGTCGGCTTTAGTAAACCAGCGGACAGAAAATATAGGCGCACGACGGCTCCAAACCATCATGGAAAAATTTCTGGAAGAAATATCTTTTGACGCCCCGGACCTGGAAAATAAAAACATCGAAATAGATGCCGACTATATTCGAGAAAAATTAAAAGACATTATCCAGAATGAAGACTTGAGCCGTTATATCCTTTAG
- the mutM gene encoding bifunctional DNA-formamidopyrimidine glycosylase/DNA-(apurinic or apyrimidinic site) lyase: protein MPELPEVETLKRSLLPLVVNNTCTALKFFRNDIRFPIPKSTLKKRMVNQVVSEIQRIGKYLLLKVPQGSMLLHLGMSGRVTLQDSITPREKHTHAVFQFGSDTFLHFIDPRRFGCILWVPENGRHPLLNKLGLDPFSQEANAKTLKGIARNCRSPIKTFIMDARRITGIGNIYACESLYQAGINPKRKAGKITLTEWETLISCIRSTLMKSIESGGTTLRDFYNPNGTAGYYKVSLSVYGKEGLPCPKCKTPIIRMVHSGRSTFFCKLCQKK, encoded by the coding sequence ATGCCCGAACTGCCTGAAGTTGAAACTCTGAAAAGGTCATTGCTACCGCTCGTAGTTAATAATACCTGCACAGCCCTGAAGTTCTTTCGAAATGACATCCGGTTTCCCATTCCTAAGTCTACTTTGAAGAAAAGAATGGTGAACCAGGTTGTTTCTGAAATCCAGCGTATCGGAAAATATCTGCTCTTAAAGGTGCCGCAAGGGTCAATGCTATTGCACCTCGGTATGAGCGGACGAGTTACGTTACAAGATTCAATAACCCCCCGGGAAAAACACACTCATGCTGTTTTCCAGTTTGGAAGTGACACCTTTCTTCACTTTATTGACCCCAGGCGATTTGGTTGTATTCTCTGGGTACCTGAAAATGGAAGACACCCTTTACTAAACAAACTGGGGCTGGACCCATTTTCACAAGAAGCCAACGCAAAAACTTTGAAAGGAATTGCCAGAAATTGTCGGTCACCCATTAAAACTTTTATCATGGATGCCCGACGCATCACTGGAATAGGCAATATTTATGCCTGTGAATCCCTTTACCAGGCCGGCATAAACCCCAAACGCAAGGCAGGAAAAATAACACTCACCGAATGGGAGACTCTAATATCCTGCATACGTTCTACCTTGATGAAAAGTATTGAATCTGGAGGAACGACCCTGCGTGATTTTTACAACCCCAACGGCACTGCAGGATATTACAAGGTGAGCCTGTCTGTTTACGGCAAAGAAGGTTTACCTTGTCCGAAATGCAAAACACCCATTATCCGCATGGTTCATTCAGGCCGGTCCACTTTTTTCTGCAAATTATGCCAGAAAAAGTAA
- the hslV gene encoding ATP-dependent protease subunit HslV has product MHATTILSVRHKGNVVIGGDGQVSLGNTVMKHTASKVRRMYNDNVIGGFAGSTADAFSLFARFEEKLEKFQGNLPRSAVELAKDWRTDKMLRRLEAMLIVVDKDHSLLLSGTGDVIEPDDGVLAIGSGGMFASAAAKALVQHSDLSTRQIVEESMKITESICIYTNSNLTIEEL; this is encoded by the coding sequence ATGCACGCAACCACAATACTCTCTGTCCGCCATAAGGGCAATGTCGTCATCGGCGGTGACGGACAAGTCAGCCTTGGTAATACGGTAATGAAACATACGGCAAGCAAGGTTCGACGAATGTACAACGATAATGTAATCGGCGGCTTTGCAGGTTCTACCGCAGACGCCTTTTCCCTGTTTGCCCGGTTTGAAGAAAAGCTTGAAAAATTCCAGGGCAATTTACCCCGCTCGGCAGTGGAATTGGCTAAAGACTGGCGCACTGATAAAATGTTGAGGCGTCTTGAGGCAATGCTGATTGTTGTCGATAAGGACCACTCTCTCCTGCTTTCAGGAACGGGAGATGTTATCGAACCCGATGATGGGGTGTTGGCTATTGGCTCTGGAGGCATGTTTGCGTCCGCCGCCGCCAAAGCACTTGTTCAACACAGCGATCTTTCCACAAGGCAGATAGTAGAAGAATCCATGAAGATCACAGAGTCGATATGCATTTATACAAACTCTAATTTAACCATTGAGGAATTGTAG
- a CDS encoding tyrosine recombinase XerC, with protein sequence MEKVIQEFKDYLLVEKNASPNTVDGYMNDIAQFQDFLIHSGHSKDDSSFQIKQIDRLAVRSFMGFLYEKKYSGTTMRRKLSTLSSFFRFMSREGYVKNNIAKTVPAPKMQNKLPAYFSVDEMFRLLDLPEGVGFLPVRDRALLELFYNCGLRISELVGLTINNTNLDSRMIKVLGKGGKERMLPMGNHCVEALKTYIKARNAKIKQPGTNQLFLNNRGAGISVRGVRKVVDKYIKQGNFAGGVSPHSLRHSFATHLLEGGADLRSIQELLGHSSLSTTQKYTHLTLDRLSEAYDKAHPRAKEKLALE encoded by the coding sequence GTGGAAAAGGTCATACAGGAATTTAAGGACTACCTGCTTGTGGAGAAAAATGCTTCTCCAAATACAGTGGATGGTTATATGAACGATATCGCACAATTTCAGGATTTCCTGATCCACTCAGGTCATTCCAAAGATGACTCTTCCTTTCAAATAAAGCAAATAGACAGGTTGGCAGTGCGCTCATTCATGGGCTTCCTTTATGAAAAGAAGTATTCGGGCACAACCATGCGGCGCAAGCTTTCAACCTTAAGCTCATTTTTCAGGTTTATGTCCCGGGAAGGGTATGTTAAGAACAATATCGCTAAAACTGTGCCTGCACCCAAGATGCAGAATAAGTTACCTGCTTACTTTTCCGTTGATGAAATGTTTCGCCTTTTAGATTTGCCAGAAGGCGTTGGTTTTCTTCCTGTTCGCGACCGTGCTTTGTTGGAACTATTTTATAATTGTGGCTTACGCATCAGTGAACTGGTCGGCTTGACAATTAATAACACCAATCTGGACTCTCGCATGATAAAAGTGCTGGGTAAAGGTGGAAAGGAACGCATGCTGCCAATGGGTAACCATTGCGTGGAAGCTTTAAAAACATATATTAAAGCTCGAAATGCCAAAATCAAACAGCCCGGCACAAACCAGTTGTTCTTGAATAACCGTGGTGCGGGAATTTCTGTTAGAGGGGTACGCAAAGTAGTGGATAAATATATCAAGCAGGGGAATTTCGCTGGTGGAGTCTCACCCCACTCGCTCAGGCATTCGTTTGCCACCCATTTGTTAGAAGGGGGAGCAGATTTGCGCTCGATTCAGGAGCTATTGGGCCATTCCAGCCTGTCCACCACCCAGAAATACACACATTTAACACTCGACAGATTGTCAGAGGCCTATGATAAGGCACACCCTCGTGCCAAAGAAAAACTCGCTTTGGAATAA